A genome region from Natronosalvus rutilus includes the following:
- a CDS encoding zinc-ribbon domain-containing protein, giving the protein MTESKFEEKESETENSPSNKFCSTCGTEIEAGTKFCPDCGTAQEGEPNAEKAIKQKEGTKISFSKITAYFFGGAGLVLGLLFLATGPASAGFFLGIAGVIGFPKSRNQVEEKLGIKLSKWVATALFLVFWMTGAALL; this is encoded by the coding sequence ATGACAGAAAGTAAATTTGAAGAGAAAGAATCGGAGACAGAAAACTCACCATCGAATAAATTCTGTTCAACATGTGGGACAGAGATAGAGGCAGGGACAAAGTTCTGTCCGGATTGTGGTACAGCACAAGAAGGTGAACCAAATGCAGAGAAAGCCATTAAGCAAAAAGAGGGAACCAAAATATCGTTCTCTAAAATAACAGCGTACTTTTTTGGAGGGGCAGGTCTCGTACTGGGGCTATTGTTTCTTGCGACTGGACCGGCCTCTGCTGGTTTCTTCCTCGGCATAGCAGGAGTTATTGGATTTCCCAAAAGCCGGAATCAGGTGGAAGAAAAGCTTGGTATAAAACTCAGTAAGTGGGTTGCTACGGCCCTCTTTTTGGTCTTCTGGATGACTGGTGCTGCACTTCTATAA
- a CDS encoding phospholipase D-like domain-containing protein — protein MRPVLVVLLVIALLATSVGAVTVGTIGTVGTVGTASASVDSSASHRHLLVDSSDGRLEMSGAFSGGFTGTPSQDVRDDSRDCPVRAATAFPGDGRLSDAEETSKSESRTELHVTAVYPNPTTRGNVGEFFVLEVPERTQLESWTITDGHTTAAIPNATVSGPVALSMDPDETASMTTLEVLELEGHLRLAADGDTLRVLQDGTLVDEVTYDRARTARVWYRSGSNAADVSTTPGQDAWWPRGATCLLVATYGETGGTAFVLPDAPDVARDRIAAAEDRISLAGYTFTSPEVATALEDALERDVDVEILVEAGPVGGASERTDELLSELESQGADVYALGGSGARYRYHHPKYALQCIKNTHNIGVGYGYQTHVAWGKLYQ, from the coding sequence GTGCGCCCCGTCCTGGTCGTCCTCCTCGTGATCGCGCTTCTCGCTACCTCGGTAGGTGCCGTCACCGTCGGAACCATTGGAACCGTCGGCACCGTCGGAACCGCCAGCGCCAGCGTCGACTCGTCGGCGAGCCACCGTCACCTCCTCGTCGACTCGAGTGACGGCCGACTCGAGATGTCCGGGGCGTTCTCGGGAGGATTCACGGGAACCCCGTCGCAGGACGTACGCGACGACAGCCGGGACTGTCCGGTTCGGGCGGCAACGGCATTTCCCGGCGATGGGCGTCTCTCCGATGCGGAAGAGACCTCCAAGAGCGAATCCCGAACTGAACTACACGTCACGGCCGTCTACCCGAACCCGACGACCCGCGGTAACGTCGGCGAGTTCTTCGTCCTTGAGGTGCCGGAACGAACTCAACTTGAGAGCTGGACGATAACCGACGGTCACACGACGGCTGCGATTCCGAACGCGACGGTCTCGGGTCCGGTCGCGCTCTCGATGGACCCCGACGAGACGGCGTCGATGACGACCCTCGAGGTGCTCGAACTCGAGGGACACCTCCGGCTGGCGGCCGACGGGGACACCCTCCGAGTACTCCAGGACGGGACGCTCGTCGACGAAGTCACCTACGACCGGGCGCGAACGGCAAGGGTCTGGTACCGGTCGGGATCGAACGCGGCTGACGTATCCACGACTCCAGGCCAGGACGCGTGGTGGCCTCGCGGCGCGACCTGCCTCCTGGTCGCCACCTACGGTGAGACGGGGGGAACCGCGTTCGTCTTGCCGGACGCACCCGACGTCGCCCGCGACCGAATAGCGGCCGCCGAGGACCGAATTAGCCTCGCCGGCTACACGTTCACGTCCCCGGAAGTCGCGACGGCGCTCGAGGACGCCCTCGAGCGCGACGTGGACGTCGAGATTCTCGTCGAGGCGGGACCCGTCGGCGGCGCCTCAGAGCGTACCGACGAACTCCTCTCCGAACTCGAGAGCCAGGGCGCCGACGTGTACGCTCTCGGCGGGTCGGGGGCACGGTACCGGTATCACCATCCCAAGTACGCACTTCAGTGTATAAAGAATACACATAATATCGGAGTTGGATATGGATACCAAACCCATGTCGCATGGGGAAAACTGTATCAGTGA